Proteins from a single region of Sphingomonas morindae:
- the gyrB gene encoding DNA topoisomerase (ATP-hydrolyzing) subunit B: MADTSQNDYGASSIKVLKGLDAVRKRPGMYIGDTDDGSGLHHMVFEVSDNAIDEALAGHCDRVIIQLNPDGSVSVEDNGRGIPTGIHPEEGVSAAEVIMTQLHAGGKFDNNADSNAYKVSGGLHGVGVSVVNALSDFLDLTIWRDGEEHYMRFQRGDAVAPLAMVGPAEGKRGTRVTFLPSAETFKITEFDFDRLEHRYRELAFLNSGVRLFLVDARHAEKKEVELYYEGGIAAFVKWLDRAKTPLMPEPVAITGQRDDVGIDVALEWNDSYYEQVLCFTNNIPQRDGGTHLAAFRAALTRTLNGYADKSGLLKKEKVSLTGDDMREGLTAIVSVKLPDPKFSSQTKDKLVSSEVRAPLESLMADKLAEWLEENPGHARSIVQKVIDAAAAREAARKARELTRRKGVMDIASLPGKLADCQERDPAKSELFIVEGDSAGGSAKQGRNRHNQAILPLKGKILNVERARFDRMLSSKEVGTLIQALGTGIGRDDFNADKLRYHKIVIMTDADVDGAHIRTLLLTFFYRQMPELIQRGHLFIAQPPLYKVTKGRSEVYLKDQAALDEYLVQAGVATLALDTVGGRRSGQDLRTLIDHARRMRTLMGYVPRRYEPAMVEALALTGALAPDADRAAAAARVAAWLGRSDREAAWTGEAAPEGGYHLIRKWRGVSDHHVVDAAFLGSAEARKLHALAAEQAEGYAEPSRLVSLKQAERQDGDDEEIAPDPKGVAVSRPSELLEAVFAAGRKGLAIARYKGLGEMNAEQLWETTLDPANRSLLKVEVTQSEIADEIFTRLMGDVVEPRREFIQENALSVANLDV; this comes from the coding sequence ATGGCAGACACCTCGCAGAACGACTACGGCGCCTCCTCGATCAAGGTGCTGAAAGGCCTCGATGCCGTGCGCAAGCGGCCGGGCATGTATATTGGCGACACCGATGATGGCTCGGGCCTGCACCACATGGTGTTCGAGGTCTCCGACAATGCCATCGACGAGGCGCTGGCGGGCCATTGCGATCGCGTCATCATCCAGCTCAACCCCGATGGCTCGGTGTCGGTGGAGGATAATGGCCGCGGCATCCCCACCGGCATCCATCCCGAGGAAGGCGTGTCGGCCGCCGAAGTCATCATGACGCAGCTTCATGCCGGCGGTAAGTTCGACAACAATGCCGACAGCAACGCCTACAAGGTTTCGGGCGGGCTGCACGGGGTCGGCGTGTCGGTGGTCAACGCGCTGAGCGACTTCCTCGATCTCACCATCTGGCGGGATGGGGAGGAGCATTATATGCGCTTCCAGCGCGGCGATGCGGTGGCGCCGCTCGCGATGGTGGGCCCGGCCGAAGGCAAGCGCGGCACCCGCGTCACCTTCCTGCCCTCGGCCGAGACCTTCAAGATCACCGAGTTCGATTTCGACCGGCTGGAGCATCGCTATCGCGAACTCGCCTTCCTCAATTCGGGCGTGCGCCTCTTCCTGGTGGATGCGCGCCACGCCGAGAAGAAGGAGGTGGAGCTTTATTATGAAGGCGGGATCGCCGCCTTTGTGAAATGGCTGGACCGCGCCAAGACGCCGCTGATGCCCGAGCCGGTGGCGATCACGGGCCAGCGCGACGATGTCGGCATCGATGTCGCGCTCGAATGGAATGACAGCTATTACGAGCAGGTTCTCTGCTTCACCAACAATATCCCGCAGCGCGACGGCGGCACCCATCTGGCGGCCTTCCGCGCCGCGCTGACGCGCACGCTCAACGGCTATGCGGACAAATCCGGCCTGCTCAAGAAGGAGAAGGTGAGCCTCACCGGCGACGATATGCGCGAGGGGCTGACCGCGATCGTTTCGGTGAAGCTGCCCGACCCGAAATTCAGCTCGCAGACCAAGGACAAGCTCGTCTCGTCCGAGGTGCGTGCGCCGCTGGAAAGCCTGATGGCCGACAAGCTCGCGGAGTGGCTGGAGGAAAATCCCGGCCATGCGCGCTCGATCGTGCAGAAGGTGATCGATGCCGCCGCCGCGCGCGAGGCGGCGCGCAAGGCGCGCGAGCTGACGCGGCGCAAGGGGGTGATGGACATCGCCTCGCTGCCCGGCAAGCTGGCCGATTGCCAGGAGCGCGACCCCGCCAAGTCCGAATTGTTCATCGTCGAGGGCGACAGCGCCGGCGGCTCGGCCAAGCAGGGGCGCAACCGCCACAATCAGGCGATCCTGCCGCTCAAGGGCAAGATCCTGAACGTGGAGCGCGCGCGGTTCGACCGGATGCTCTCGTCCAAGGAAGTCGGCACGCTGATCCAGGCGCTGGGCACGGGCATCGGCCGCGACGATTTCAACGCCGACAAGCTGCGCTACCACAAGATCGTGATCATGACGGACGCCGATGTCGACGGCGCGCATATCCGCACGCTGCTGCTCACCTTCTTCTACCGCCAGATGCCCGAGCTGATCCAGCGCGGCCATCTCTTCATCGCCCAGCCGCCGCTCTACAAGGTCACCAAGGGCCGGTCCGAAGTCTATCTCAAGGACCAGGCGGCGCTGGACGAATATCTGGTGCAGGCCGGCGTCGCGACGCTGGCGCTGGATACGGTGGGCGGCCGGCGTTCGGGCCAGGATCTGCGCACGCTGATCGATCACGCCCGGCGCATGCGCACGCTGATGGGCTATGTGCCGCGCCGCTACGAGCCGGCGATGGTCGAGGCGCTGGCGCTGACCGGCGCGCTGGCGCCCGACGCGGACCGCGCGGCGGCGGCGGCGCGGGTCGCCGCCTGGCTCGGCCGATCCGATCGCGAGGCGGCCTGGACCGGCGAGGCCGCGCCCGAGGGCGGCTATCATCTGATCCGCAAATGGCGCGGCGTCAGCGATCATCATGTCGTCGACGCGGCGTTCCTGGGCTCGGCCGAGGCGCGCAAGCTGCACGCGCTCGCCGCCGAACAGGCCGAGGGCTATGCCGAGCCGAGCCGGCTCGTCTCGCTCAAGCAGGCCGAGCGCCAGGACGGCGACGATGAGGAGATCGCGCCGGATCCCAAGGGCGTGGCCGTGTCGCGCCCATCCGAATTGCTGGAGGCGGTGTTCGCCGCCGGCCGCAAGGGGCTGGCGATCGCGCGCTACAAGGGGCTGGGCGAGATGAACGCGGAACAGCTGTGGGAAACCACGCTCGATCCCGCCAACCGCTCGCTGCTGAAGGTGGAAGTCACGCAGAGCGAGATCGCCGACGAGATCTTCACCCGGCTGATGGGCGATGTGGTGGAGCCGCGGCGCGAGTTCATCCAGGAAAACGCGCTGTCCGTCGCCAATCTCGACGTGTGA